From Actinoplanes oblitus, a single genomic window includes:
- a CDS encoding STAS domain-containing protein codes for MYLPITTRQLADGTVEIAPSGEIDLDNAHVMRDAVNDVLTTMTPLKICLDLQRVMLIDSIGIGILVACFHTAAASGIKLVVSHPSATVYRQLWVSGLVGLLGCAEPPSPRTSVGLRPS; via the coding sequence CCCGCCAGCTGGCCGACGGCACTGTCGAGATCGCCCCGAGCGGGGAGATCGATCTGGACAACGCGCACGTCATGCGGGACGCCGTCAACGACGTCCTGACCACCATGACACCCCTGAAGATCTGTTTGGATCTCCAGCGCGTCATGCTGATCGACAGCATCGGGATCGGGATTCTGGTGGCGTGTTTCCACACCGCCGCCGCCAGCGGTATCAAGCTGGTGGTGAGCCACCCCAGTGCCACTGTCTACCGGCAACTGTGGGTGTCCGGCTTGGTCGGCCTTCTGGGCTGTGCCGAGCCACCCTCCCCGCGCACCTCGGTGGGGCTCCGGCCCTCCTGA
- a CDS encoding winged helix-turn-helix transcriptional regulator codes for MDLFVPDVLAEDCVTRQALERLAVKWRVLLIYALADGAQRPARLRRRIPGITPKMLTETLRGMEADGLVVRRVYKADPPQHVEYELTELGRTLREPLAAICAWAREHGP; via the coding sequence GTGGACCTTTTCGTACCGGACGTGCTGGCCGAGGACTGCGTCACCAGGCAGGCCCTGGAGCGGCTGGCGGTCAAGTGGCGGGTGCTGCTGATCTACGCACTGGCCGACGGGGCACAGCGGCCGGCCCGGCTGCGCCGGCGCATCCCCGGGATCACCCCGAAGATGCTGACCGAGACGCTGCGCGGGATGGAGGCGGATGGCCTGGTGGTCCGCCGGGTGTACAAAGCGGACCCGCCGCAGCACGTGGAGTATGAGCTGACCGAGCTGGGCCGCACCCTGCGCGAGCCGCTGGCCGCGATCTGCGCCTGGGCCCGGGAGCACGGCCCATGA
- a CDS encoding alpha/beta hydrolase, giving the protein MTETVTFFSEGLRLSGVLRTAPGTRAAVLTGPFTGVKEQVVADYAERLTAAGITTLTFDHRGFGASEGRRGHEDSQGKLADLRAAVGVLDGYDRAVVGVCLGAGYAMRAAATDPRVRAVAGIAGAYNSPAWFAERMGLEAYRKALTDMLDRYDEEIPAVAESGEAAMPGEEPWSYYSRWIGRGTWENRVTRGSLHSLMTLDVLGVRPLLPPSLIVHGRVDEYCSPELAEAMHADETRWLDCTRHVDLYDNDEYVSQAVAATVDFLDRPR; this is encoded by the coding sequence GTGACAGAAACAGTGACGTTCTTCAGCGAGGGACTGCGGCTCTCCGGCGTCCTGCGGACCGCCCCGGGCACCCGTGCCGCGGTGCTCACCGGCCCGTTCACCGGCGTCAAGGAGCAGGTCGTGGCCGATTACGCGGAGCGCCTGACCGCCGCCGGGATCACCACCCTGACGTTCGACCACCGTGGCTTCGGTGCCAGCGAGGGGCGCCGCGGTCACGAGGACAGCCAGGGCAAACTCGCCGACCTGCGAGCCGCCGTCGGGGTGCTGGACGGGTACGACCGGGCGGTGGTCGGTGTCTGCCTCGGCGCCGGTTACGCGATGCGCGCCGCCGCCACCGACCCCCGGGTGCGCGCCGTGGCCGGGATCGCCGGTGCCTACAACAGCCCGGCCTGGTTCGCCGAGCGGATGGGCCTGGAGGCGTACCGAAAAGCCCTGACGGACATGCTGGACCGTTACGACGAGGAGATCCCGGCGGTCGCCGAGTCCGGTGAGGCCGCGATGCCCGGCGAGGAGCCGTGGTCCTATTACTCCCGCTGGATCGGCCGTGGCACCTGGGAGAACCGGGTGACCCGCGGCTCGCTGCACAGCCTGATGACGCTGGACGTGCTCGGTGTCCGCCCGCTGCTGCCGCCCAGCCTGATCGTGCACGGCCGGGTGGACGAGTACTGCTCACCCGAGCTGGCCGAGGCGATGCACGCGGACGAGACCCGCTGGCTGGACTGCACCCGGCACGTCGACCTCTACGACAACGACGAGTACGTCAGCCAGGCCGTGGCCGCCACGGTGGACTTCCTCGACCGCCCACGCTGA